A genome region from Alkalimarinus coralli includes the following:
- a CDS encoding HesB/IscA family protein, whose protein sequence is MSTEQYTPDVNITMTESAIKHIRKEIAKKPDCQGIRLRLETSGCSGYMYETSLVSKEEALEQQDNDQIFTPSDDVKLFVSKKHLPILNGTEIDFVTQGLNSVLHFNNPNATAECGCGESFTVV, encoded by the coding sequence ATGAGCACCGAACAATATACACCTGATGTGAATATCACGATGACAGAATCTGCCATCAAGCACATCCGCAAAGAGATAGCCAAAAAGCCTGACTGCCAGGGCATCCGCCTAAGACTTGAGACCAGCGGTTGCTCAGGCTACATGTATGAGACATCACTGGTCAGTAAAGAAGAAGCGCTTGAACAGCAAGACAATGACCAGATTTTTACGCCATCAGACGACGTAAAACTATTTGTCAGCAAAAAGCACCTGCCTATATTAAATGGTACCGAGATCGACTTTGTTACTCAGGGCTTAAACTCCGTGCTCCATTTCAATAACCCTAACGCCACAGCCGAATGCGGTTGTGGCGAAAGCTTTACCGTAGTCTGA
- the sufC gene encoding Fe-S cluster assembly ATPase SufC yields MLKISNLQASVEGTQILKGIDLEVRPGEVHAIMGPNGSGKSTLSQVLAGNEAYDITGGDVTLDGKSLIEMPTEQRAREGIFLAFQYPVEIPGVSNLQFLRTAINSIREYNGEEEIDAVSFMKRAKEKIKQVNLDPAFLKRGVNEGFSGGEKKRNEIMQMLMLEPKLAILDETDSGLDIDALKVVADGVNALRAPDKSVIMVTHYQRLLDYIVPDYVHVLAKGKIIKSGGKELALELEEKGYGWLGIDEQ; encoded by the coding sequence ATGTTAAAAATTAGCAACTTACAAGCATCAGTCGAAGGAACCCAGATACTAAAAGGGATTGACCTGGAAGTTCGCCCTGGAGAAGTTCATGCCATCATGGGGCCTAACGGATCAGGAAAAAGCACCCTGTCTCAAGTACTGGCTGGCAACGAAGCCTATGACATTACCGGCGGTGACGTCACTCTCGATGGCAAGTCGCTAATCGAAATGCCAACCGAACAGCGCGCACGAGAAGGTATTTTTCTAGCCTTTCAATACCCTGTTGAAATTCCCGGTGTCAGCAACCTGCAATTTCTCAGAACCGCAATCAACAGCATTCGTGAGTACAACGGCGAAGAAGAAATTGATGCCGTATCCTTCATGAAGCGTGCCAAAGAAAAAATCAAACAGGTTAATCTCGACCCTGCATTCTTGAAGCGTGGCGTTAATGAAGGTTTCTCTGGCGGAGAGAAAAAGCGCAACGAGATCATGCAAATGCTGATGCTTGAGCCGAAACTGGCGATACTCGATGAAACAGATTCAGGGCTTGATATCGATGCTCTGAAAGTAGTGGCCGATGGTGTTAACGCGCTGCGAGCGCCTGATAAGTCAGTCATTATGGTGACACACTATCAGCGGTTACTCGACTACATCGTACCAGACTATGTGCATGTACTCGCGAAAGGAAAGATTATTAAATCCGGCGGCAAAGAGTTAGCCCTGGAACTGGAAGAGAAAGGCTATGGCTGGCTTGGCATTGACGAACAATAG
- the sufD gene encoding Fe-S cluster assembly protein SufD encodes MSATLNFPNAFVDASKALNHDEARSSAPWLVAFRESQQHQLEQCALPTRKTEDWRYSSRHLKMTDAVAAPLQAITEFTPNNDFVDLDGYLVVFVNGHFDASKSRLPESDQLTIKPFSALSNEEAEQVIASSIPSGDDTADAPGTLASGTQFPFAAINASYLSDGVYISVSKNAKIDKPIQVHFYSEGHGTNAARVFFVAEQGAEATLIEEFSGNTESELLTAGVTEVVLNAQAELNYIRLNTEQEQISNVSLTKVTQHRDSRFNSYNIGLGGNLRRHDLKVKLIEPGAECSLDGVCVTLEKQHYDNHTEIEHISAHCQSEENYRCIAGDSSHIVFNGRIMIHRDAQKTSGAMSNKNLLLSSNAEIDTKPELEIYADDVKCAHGTTIGQLDEEELYYLVTRGIAPDHAATMLTLGFVNELVQKIPNEVIKEKVEARLENLIKSAFQEV; translated from the coding sequence ATGAGTGCGACACTCAATTTCCCAAACGCTTTTGTTGATGCATCAAAAGCACTAAATCATGATGAAGCCCGCTCTTCAGCCCCGTGGCTGGTGGCCTTCAGGGAGAGCCAACAGCACCAGTTAGAGCAATGCGCTTTGCCTACAAGAAAAACTGAGGATTGGCGCTACTCCAGTCGACACCTGAAAATGACAGACGCAGTGGCTGCACCTTTACAGGCGATCACTGAGTTCACCCCCAACAACGATTTCGTAGACCTGGATGGGTATCTGGTTGTATTCGTAAACGGGCACTTTGATGCCAGCAAATCAAGGCTGCCTGAGAGCGATCAGTTAACCATTAAACCATTTTCAGCACTATCAAACGAAGAAGCTGAACAGGTTATTGCCAGCTCTATTCCTTCTGGCGACGACACTGCTGACGCGCCCGGTACACTTGCTTCAGGTACACAGTTTCCATTTGCTGCAATCAATGCATCCTACTTGTCAGACGGGGTTTATATCTCCGTCTCAAAAAATGCAAAAATTGATAAACCAATACAAGTGCACTTCTACTCTGAAGGCCACGGAACCAATGCAGCCCGAGTGTTTTTTGTCGCAGAGCAAGGTGCTGAAGCAACCTTGATTGAAGAGTTCAGTGGCAACACCGAGTCTGAGCTCCTGACGGCCGGTGTAACCGAAGTGGTACTCAACGCGCAGGCCGAACTGAACTACATCCGCTTGAACACCGAGCAAGAACAGATCTCCAATGTAAGCCTGACCAAAGTGACTCAGCACAGAGATAGCCGATTTAACAGTTACAACATAGGCCTGGGTGGAAACCTAAGACGGCACGATCTTAAAGTTAAGCTTATTGAGCCCGGTGCCGAGTGCTCGCTGGATGGTGTTTGCGTAACCCTTGAAAAACAGCACTACGACAATCACACCGAAATCGAGCATATTTCAGCTCACTGTCAAAGTGAAGAAAACTACCGTTGTATTGCGGGCGACAGCTCCCATATTGTATTTAATGGCCGCATTATGATTCATCGTGATGCGCAGAAAACCTCGGGGGCAATGAGCAACAAGAACCTTCTACTTTCATCCAATGCTGAGATTGATACCAAACCCGAGTTAGAGATTTACGCAGACGATGTCAAGTGTGCACATGGAACCACCATTGGCCAACTGGACGAAGAAGAGCTCTACTACCTTGTTACACGCGGTATTGCGCCAGACCATGCAGCGACCATGTTAACCCTTGGTTTTGTAAATGAACTGGTGCAGAAAATCCCAAATGAAGTCATCAAAGAAAAGGTTGAAGCGCGCCTCGAAAACTTGATAAAAAGCGCCTTCCAAGAGGTCTAA
- the sufT gene encoding putative Fe-S cluster assembly protein SufT, protein MEREVVLTKRDCEARLVPAGTEIMIPKDTFVTITQALGGTFSVAVNGNLARIEGKDADALGKEIKFENFETPADGTINENQVWEALRQCFDPEIPVNVVDLGLIYNCSVENKTDKGNVIKIDMTLTSAGCGMGPVIVEDVRSKVQQVPNVDHVIVDLVFDPPWSNDMLTDEAKLELGML, encoded by the coding sequence ATGGAAAGAGAGGTTGTATTAACCAAACGCGATTGTGAAGCGAGATTAGTGCCGGCTGGCACCGAGATCATGATCCCTAAAGATACCTTTGTAACGATCACACAAGCGTTAGGTGGTACGTTCAGCGTCGCGGTGAACGGTAATCTCGCCCGAATTGAAGGGAAGGATGCCGATGCGCTGGGCAAAGAGATCAAGTTTGAGAACTTCGAAACCCCGGCAGATGGCACTATCAACGAAAACCAGGTATGGGAAGCATTAAGACAGTGTTTCGACCCTGAAATCCCAGTCAATGTGGTAGATTTGGGTCTGATCTATAACTGTTCGGTTGAAAATAAAACCGACAAAGGCAATGTCATCAAAATTGACATGACGCTTACCTCCGCTGGATGCGGCATGGGGCCAGTGATCGTCGAAGACGTAAGATCAAAGGTTCAGCAGGTTCCTAATGTTGATCATGTCATCGTGGATTTGGTTTTTGATCCACCCTGGAGCAATGATATGCTAACCGATGAGGCAAAGCTCGAACTAGGCATGCTCTAG
- a CDS encoding aminotransferase class V-fold PLP-dependent enzyme: MIFDINNARNAFPILNQDVNGKPLIYLDNAASAQKPDAVIQSISDYYCHDNSNVHRGAHTLGDRATAAFEGARETVRGFLNAKSTKEIIWTGGTTEAINLVANGLTSSLKAGDEIIVSRMEHHANIVPWQMLAERTGATLKVIEINESGELLEGAFDQLLNERTKVVAVTHVSNVLGTINPVKEIIDKAQSVGATTLIDGAQAVPHFLVDVQALDCDFYVFSSHKLFGPTGIGVLYGKEEKLNALPPYQGGGEMIERVTFEKTTYNELPYKFEAGTPPISEAIGLAKAIEYFTAFDRHSIELYENNLLNYANSMVSSVPGMRVIGNASNKVPVMSFMIDGLHPSDIGTLLDQQGIAIRTGHHCAMPLMDFYGLPGTARASFAFYNTQAEVEKFFEGLQKIQRLFA, encoded by the coding sequence GTGATTTTCGACATCAATAATGCGCGCAACGCCTTTCCTATATTAAATCAGGATGTGAACGGCAAACCGCTTATCTATCTCGACAATGCAGCCAGTGCACAAAAACCCGATGCGGTTATACAGTCGATCAGCGACTACTACTGCCATGACAATTCGAATGTCCACCGCGGTGCGCACACTTTGGGCGATAGAGCCACTGCAGCCTTTGAAGGAGCCCGAGAAACCGTTAGAGGTTTTCTCAACGCAAAAAGTACCAAAGAGATCATCTGGACTGGCGGAACCACCGAAGCCATCAACCTTGTTGCCAATGGGCTGACTTCATCTCTTAAAGCGGGCGATGAGATTATTGTCAGCCGCATGGAACACCATGCGAATATCGTCCCATGGCAAATGCTGGCGGAACGCACTGGCGCGACACTCAAAGTTATTGAAATCAATGAGTCGGGCGAACTGTTAGAAGGCGCGTTTGATCAGCTACTGAACGAACGCACCAAAGTGGTTGCTGTCACACATGTATCCAACGTTTTGGGCACGATTAACCCAGTTAAAGAGATTATCGATAAAGCCCAGTCGGTCGGCGCAACAACGCTGATTGATGGCGCGCAGGCGGTTCCTCACTTTCTGGTTGACGTTCAAGCCTTGGACTGTGATTTTTACGTGTTTTCATCTCACAAGCTATTCGGCCCTACGGGAATTGGCGTTCTTTACGGCAAGGAAGAGAAACTAAACGCACTTCCCCCCTACCAGGGCGGAGGTGAGATGATCGAAAGAGTGACTTTCGAGAAAACAACCTATAACGAACTTCCTTATAAATTTGAGGCAGGCACCCCGCCCATCAGCGAAGCAATAGGTCTGGCCAAAGCGATTGAGTATTTCACCGCATTTGATCGCCACTCCATAGAGCTTTATGAAAACAATCTATTGAACTATGCCAACTCAATGGTCAGCAGCGTTCCAGGGATGCGTGTTATAGGCAACGCATCTAACAAGGTTCCTGTTATGTCGTTTATGATCGACGGACTTCACCCAAGTGATATTGGCACGTTGTTAGACCAGCAAGGCATTGCCATCCGCACTGGGCACCATTGCGCCATGCCGCTCATGGACTTCTATGGCTTACCGGGAACAGCAAGAGCGTCATTCGCCTTCTACAACACCCAGGCCGAAGTTGAAAAGTTTTTTGAAGGGTTGCAAAAAATCCAACGTCTTTTTGCCTAA
- the sufB gene encoding Fe-S cluster assembly protein SufB, which translates to MSDSGKSVNELIKKEYKHGFVTDIESETFAPGLNEETVRKISARKNEPEWMLEWRLKAYRAWAEMDTPEWAHVNFPAIDFDDISYYSAPKSQENAPKSLDEVDPELLRTYEKLGIPLHERARLAGVAVDVVFDSVSVATTFKEQLAEAGVIFCPISEAIQEYPELVKKYLGTVVPQRDNFYAALNSAVFSDGSFVYIPKGVRCPLELSTYFRINEANTGQFERTLIIADEGSHVSYLEGCTAPMRDENQLHAAVVELVLLDDSEIKYSTVQNWYPGDEEGKGGIYNFVTKRATCIGKNSKVSWTQVETGSAITWKYPSCILRGDNSVGEFYSVALTNNFQQADTGTKMIHLGKNTKSTIIAKGISAGKSDSSYRGLVKFGPNAENARNYTQCDSLLIGDKCGAHTFPYIESKNKSAIIEHEATTSKVSDDQLFLCQQRGMDAERAVSMIVNGFCKEVFKELPMEFAVEATKLLEVSLEGSVG; encoded by the coding sequence ATGTCAGACTCCGGTAAATCGGTTAACGAACTTATTAAGAAAGAGTACAAGCACGGCTTTGTGACTGATATAGAGTCAGAAACTTTCGCGCCTGGGCTTAATGAAGAGACCGTTCGTAAAATTTCTGCCCGCAAGAATGAGCCGGAATGGATGCTGGAGTGGCGCTTAAAAGCTTATAGAGCCTGGGCTGAAATGGATACACCTGAGTGGGCTCATGTAAATTTCCCTGCCATCGACTTTGATGACATATCCTATTACTCTGCCCCAAAGTCTCAAGAAAACGCCCCTAAAAGCCTCGACGAGGTTGACCCGGAACTGCTGCGAACCTATGAAAAGCTGGGTATTCCACTACACGAACGTGCGCGTCTGGCAGGGGTTGCGGTCGATGTTGTTTTTGATAGTGTCTCTGTTGCAACAACCTTTAAAGAACAGCTGGCTGAAGCTGGTGTTATCTTTTGCCCGATCTCCGAAGCGATTCAAGAGTACCCTGAACTGGTTAAGAAGTATCTTGGCACCGTTGTCCCTCAGCGCGACAACTTTTACGCGGCCCTAAACTCTGCGGTATTCAGTGATGGTTCCTTTGTTTACATTCCCAAGGGCGTTCGTTGCCCGTTAGAACTCTCAACCTATTTCCGAATTAACGAAGCCAATACCGGCCAGTTTGAACGCACACTGATCATTGCGGATGAAGGTAGCCACGTGAGCTATCTCGAAGGCTGCACAGCCCCAATGCGTGATGAAAACCAATTGCACGCCGCCGTTGTTGAGCTGGTGCTTCTTGATGATTCTGAAATCAAATACTCGACCGTTCAAAACTGGTATCCCGGTGACGAAGAAGGCAAAGGCGGTATTTACAACTTTGTAACCAAACGTGCCACCTGTATCGGTAAAAACTCTAAAGTATCCTGGACACAGGTTGAAACCGGCTCCGCTATCACCTGGAAATACCCAAGCTGTATTTTGCGTGGCGATAACAGCGTGGGTGAGTTTTATTCTGTTGCATTAACGAATAATTTCCAGCAAGCCGATACCGGCACCAAGATGATTCACCTGGGTAAAAACACCAAGAGCACAATTATCGCCAAGGGTATTTCGGCAGGTAAAAGCGACAGCAGCTACCGGGGGCTGGTCAAGTTTGGCCCCAACGCAGAAAATGCCCGCAACTACACTCAGTGCGACTCACTGCTCATCGGCGACAAATGCGGAGCCCACACCTTCCCTTACATCGAGAGCAAGAATAAAAGCGCCATCATCGAGCATGAGGCAACTACCTCAAAGGTCAGTGATGATCAACTCTTCCTATGCCAGCAACGAGGCATGGATGCAGAACGAGCCGTATCAATGATTGTAAACGGCTTTTGTAAAGAGGTATTCAAAGAGTTGCCGATGGAGTTCGCCGTAGAAGCCACCAAGTTACTGGAAGTCAGCCTTGAAGGCTCGGTCGGCTAA